A window of Oncorhynchus tshawytscha isolate Ot180627B linkage group LG10, Otsh_v2.0, whole genome shotgun sequence contains these coding sequences:
- the LOC112242374 gene encoding zinc finger protein 827 isoform X1: protein MIPMATSLFSPDINTKTASDLLIKLSAATQQAGVEPGAVVKQEPQEEDLSPGQQQQAGEPGLALSPDGPGASPEPPTSHLTRPEEERERGLLEQDISVTLASELLRRLSEKQEVVVQGLKVKEEEEPMEIDPLTPCVTPDPILPPGERAGGRGEKTPPPPLLPKEDQDLFQRDLFSQDISVKMASALLYQLSEKVCKANELKENGSFSSPVAEKPFTRPNQQDLTQPSPDKPQHVVSRYRCPVCSYQAQCQRSLNHHLASHTSKTHTTGFNYYYRCHVCGFELEGWSLFLGHMTEHSEWERDAFTLRCSVCDHSTSEERAMRAHASSHTLGEAASQDYLQTHLLGGHTPKDLPDGRDSPQSGELRCPLCSFSTSRPVSMVTHMRSSHSTTDQHRCRICQRSFSRQPELQAHVRCHRQGNQYRCERCGHLARTANKLIEHVRVHTGERPFTCDLCPYSAKRRDSLRLHCRLKHPEHTPSHGHTHTPSHGHTHTLTRTHTHTLTRTHTHTLTRTHTHTLTRTHTHTLLV from the exons ATGATTCCCATGGCGACCTCGCTCTTCAGCCCTGACATCAACACTAAGACCGCTTCCGACCTGCTCATCAAActctcag CAGCCACCCAGCAGGCCGGGGTAGAGCCGGGGGCTGTGGTGAAGCAGGAGCCccaggaggaggacctgagccctgggcagcagcagcaggcaggtGAGCCTGGTTTGGCTCTCTCTCCAGACGGGCCTGGGGCTAGTCCTGAGccccccacctcccacctcacccgaccagaggaggagagagagagaggcctactgGAGCAAGACATCAGTGTCACTTTGGCTTCTGAACTGCTCAGGAGACTGTCTG AGAAGCAGGAAGTGGTGGTCCAGGGTTTaaaggtgaaagaggaggaggagcctaTGGAGATTGACCCCCTGACCCCCTGCGTGACACCTGACCCTATCCTGCCCCCAGGGGAGCGAGCGGGGGGGAGGGGTGAGAAGacaccccctccacctctcctccctaaAGAAGACCAGGATCTGTTCCAGAGAGATCTCTTCTCCCAGGACATCTCAGTCAAAATGGCCTCTGCTCTCCTTTACCAACTGTCAG AAAAAGTCTGCAAAGCCAACGAGCTGAAAGAAAACGGATCCTTCTCTAGTCCTGTGGCGGAGAAGCCCTTTACCCGCCCGAACCAGCAGGACCTTACTCAACCCTCCCCTGACAAACCACAGCACG tagtCAGTAGGTATAGATGTCCAGTGTGCTCGTACCAAGCCCAGTGTCAGAGGAGTCTCAACCATCACCTGGCTTCACACACTTCTAAGACACACACCACCGGCTtcaactactactacag GTGTCATGTGTGTGGGTTCGAGCTGGAGGGGTGGAGCCTGTTCCTTGGTCACATGACGGAGCACAGCGAATGGGAGCGCGATGCGTTCACTCTCCGCTGCAGTGTGTGTGATCACTCTACCAGTGAGGAGCGGGCCATGAGGGCTCACGCCAGCTCTCACACACTTGGAGAGGCAGCGAGCCAAGACTACCTACAGACACACCTGTTGGGAGGCCACACCCCCAAAGACTTACCTGATGGAAGAGACAGCCCACAATCTGGAGAGCTCAG GTGCCCTCTCTGTTCGTTCTCCACCAGTCGGCCTGTctccatggtaacacacatgcgCTCGTCGCACTCAACGACGGATCAGCACCGTTGCCGCATCTGCCAAAGGTCGTTTTCACGGCAACCGGAGCTCCAGGCCCACGTCAGGTGTCATCGTCAGGGCAACCAGTACCGCTGCGAGAGGTGTGGCCACCTGGCCCGAACAGCCAATAAGCTGATAGAACACGTGCGTGTGCACACGGGGGAGCGACCTTTCACCTGCGACCTCTGCCCTTACAGCGCCAAACGCAGAGACAGCCTCCGTCTGCACTGCCGACTCAAACACCCcgaacacacaccctcacacggacacacacacacaccctcacacggacacacacacaccctcacacggacacacacacacaccctcacacggacacacacacacaccctcacacggacacacacacacaccctcacacggacacacacacacaccctcctggtTTAG
- the LOC112242374 gene encoding zinc finger protein 827 isoform X2 produces the protein MIPMATSLFSPDINTKTASDLLIKLSAATQQAGVEPGAVVKQEPQEEDLSPGQQQQAGEPGLALSPDGPGASPEPPTSHLTRPEEERERGLLEQDISVTLASELLRRLSEKQEVVVQGLKVKEEEEPMEIDPLTPCVTPDPILPPGERAGGRGEKTPPPPLLPKEDQDLFQRDLFSQDISVKMASALLYQLSEKVCKANELKENGSFSSPVAEKPFTRPNQQDLTQPSPDKPQHVSRYRCPVCSYQAQCQRSLNHHLASHTSKTHTTGFNYYYRCHVCGFELEGWSLFLGHMTEHSEWERDAFTLRCSVCDHSTSEERAMRAHASSHTLGEAASQDYLQTHLLGGHTPKDLPDGRDSPQSGELRCPLCSFSTSRPVSMVTHMRSSHSTTDQHRCRICQRSFSRQPELQAHVRCHRQGNQYRCERCGHLARTANKLIEHVRVHTGERPFTCDLCPYSAKRRDSLRLHCRLKHPEHTPSHGHTHTPSHGHTHTLTRTHTHTLTRTHTHTLTRTHTHTLTRTHTHTLLV, from the exons ATGATTCCCATGGCGACCTCGCTCTTCAGCCCTGACATCAACACTAAGACCGCTTCCGACCTGCTCATCAAActctcag CAGCCACCCAGCAGGCCGGGGTAGAGCCGGGGGCTGTGGTGAAGCAGGAGCCccaggaggaggacctgagccctgggcagcagcagcaggcaggtGAGCCTGGTTTGGCTCTCTCTCCAGACGGGCCTGGGGCTAGTCCTGAGccccccacctcccacctcacccgaccagaggaggagagagagagaggcctactgGAGCAAGACATCAGTGTCACTTTGGCTTCTGAACTGCTCAGGAGACTGTCTG AGAAGCAGGAAGTGGTGGTCCAGGGTTTaaaggtgaaagaggaggaggagcctaTGGAGATTGACCCCCTGACCCCCTGCGTGACACCTGACCCTATCCTGCCCCCAGGGGAGCGAGCGGGGGGGAGGGGTGAGAAGacaccccctccacctctcctccctaaAGAAGACCAGGATCTGTTCCAGAGAGATCTCTTCTCCCAGGACATCTCAGTCAAAATGGCCTCTGCTCTCCTTTACCAACTGTCAG AAAAAGTCTGCAAAGCCAACGAGCTGAAAGAAAACGGATCCTTCTCTAGTCCTGTGGCGGAGAAGCCCTTTACCCGCCCGAACCAGCAGGACCTTACTCAACCCTCCCCTGACAAACCACAGCACG tCAGTAGGTATAGATGTCCAGTGTGCTCGTACCAAGCCCAGTGTCAGAGGAGTCTCAACCATCACCTGGCTTCACACACTTCTAAGACACACACCACCGGCTtcaactactactacag GTGTCATGTGTGTGGGTTCGAGCTGGAGGGGTGGAGCCTGTTCCTTGGTCACATGACGGAGCACAGCGAATGGGAGCGCGATGCGTTCACTCTCCGCTGCAGTGTGTGTGATCACTCTACCAGTGAGGAGCGGGCCATGAGGGCTCACGCCAGCTCTCACACACTTGGAGAGGCAGCGAGCCAAGACTACCTACAGACACACCTGTTGGGAGGCCACACCCCCAAAGACTTACCTGATGGAAGAGACAGCCCACAATCTGGAGAGCTCAG GTGCCCTCTCTGTTCGTTCTCCACCAGTCGGCCTGTctccatggtaacacacatgcgCTCGTCGCACTCAACGACGGATCAGCACCGTTGCCGCATCTGCCAAAGGTCGTTTTCACGGCAACCGGAGCTCCAGGCCCACGTCAGGTGTCATCGTCAGGGCAACCAGTACCGCTGCGAGAGGTGTGGCCACCTGGCCCGAACAGCCAATAAGCTGATAGAACACGTGCGTGTGCACACGGGGGAGCGACCTTTCACCTGCGACCTCTGCCCTTACAGCGCCAAACGCAGAGACAGCCTCCGTCTGCACTGCCGACTCAAACACCCcgaacacacaccctcacacggacacacacacacaccctcacacggacacacacacaccctcacacggacacacacacacaccctcacacggacacacacacacaccctcacacggacacacacacacaccctcacacggacacacacacacaccctcctggtTTAG
- the LOC112242374 gene encoding zinc finger protein 827 isoform X3: MIPMATSLFSPDINTKTASDLLIKLSAATQQAGVEPGAVVKQEPQEEDLSPGQQQQAGEPGLALSPDGPGASPEPPTSHLTRPEEERERGLLEQDISVTLASELLRRLSEKQEVVVQGLKVKEEEEPMEIDPLTPCVTPDPILPPGERAGGRGEKTPPPPLLPKEDQDLFQRDLFSQDISVKMASALLYQLSEKVCKANELKENGSFSSPVAEKPFTRPNQQDLTQPSPDKPQHVVSRYRCPVCSYQAQCQRSLNHHLASHTSKTHTTGFNYYYRCHVCGFELEGWSLFLGHMTEHSEWERDAFTLRCSVCDHSTSEERAMRAHASSHTLGEAASQDYLQTHLLGGHTPKDLPDGRDSPQSGELRVYEGLWATVLMGGAI, translated from the exons ATGATTCCCATGGCGACCTCGCTCTTCAGCCCTGACATCAACACTAAGACCGCTTCCGACCTGCTCATCAAActctcag CAGCCACCCAGCAGGCCGGGGTAGAGCCGGGGGCTGTGGTGAAGCAGGAGCCccaggaggaggacctgagccctgggcagcagcagcaggcaggtGAGCCTGGTTTGGCTCTCTCTCCAGACGGGCCTGGGGCTAGTCCTGAGccccccacctcccacctcacccgaccagaggaggagagagagagaggcctactgGAGCAAGACATCAGTGTCACTTTGGCTTCTGAACTGCTCAGGAGACTGTCTG AGAAGCAGGAAGTGGTGGTCCAGGGTTTaaaggtgaaagaggaggaggagcctaTGGAGATTGACCCCCTGACCCCCTGCGTGACACCTGACCCTATCCTGCCCCCAGGGGAGCGAGCGGGGGGGAGGGGTGAGAAGacaccccctccacctctcctccctaaAGAAGACCAGGATCTGTTCCAGAGAGATCTCTTCTCCCAGGACATCTCAGTCAAAATGGCCTCTGCTCTCCTTTACCAACTGTCAG AAAAAGTCTGCAAAGCCAACGAGCTGAAAGAAAACGGATCCTTCTCTAGTCCTGTGGCGGAGAAGCCCTTTACCCGCCCGAACCAGCAGGACCTTACTCAACCCTCCCCTGACAAACCACAGCACG tagtCAGTAGGTATAGATGTCCAGTGTGCTCGTACCAAGCCCAGTGTCAGAGGAGTCTCAACCATCACCTGGCTTCACACACTTCTAAGACACACACCACCGGCTtcaactactactacag GTGTCATGTGTGTGGGTTCGAGCTGGAGGGGTGGAGCCTGTTCCTTGGTCACATGACGGAGCACAGCGAATGGGAGCGCGATGCGTTCACTCTCCGCTGCAGTGTGTGTGATCACTCTACCAGTGAGGAGCGGGCCATGAGGGCTCACGCCAGCTCTCACACACTTGGAGAGGCAGCGAGCCAAGACTACCTACAGACACACCTGTTGGGAGGCCACACCCCCAAAGACTTACCTGATGGAAGAGACAGCCCACAATCTGGAGAGCTCAG GGTGTATGAAGGGCTGTGGGCCACAGTACTGATGGGAGGGGCTATTTAA